A stretch of DNA from Coccidioides posadasii str. Silveira chromosome 4, complete sequence:
cgcttcttctttgcctgTGTCGCCGCAGGCTTCTTCGCCTTGGTAGTTTTGGAGGCGACAGCTCGCCCAGTGTGTGCTTTGGGTCGAGCTGCAGTCGCATAAGTGTTCCTGAGACGGAATGGAAGGACCACGACCTTGGCCTTGCAAACCGCTGTCGAAAGTCGAATTCCATTGGAATTACGCGCAAGAGAGGTCAATTGCTGGACTGTATGAGCACCAACACGACGAATAGCGGTTGGTCCGCCACGCGAGAGAATGGAGTTCATGATAACCCTTGGAACCAGTCAGCTCTGCTGGTGACCATCCGCACACACACGCACACTAAATTGGTGACTTCACCTGATATCCGGCAGTTCACTGTAAATAAATATATTGGACTCCGGTTTTAAATATCGTCAATTGGGATGCGTGCACAGAGTTCTTGTATGTCAAATCAGCGGTGTGTTGATGATCCATGAGCTCATCCTGACATACCCAAAACAAGGAGGTTGGCTTGTTTGGGCGAGGATGATCATATATTGCTGGAACCAGGAAAGCGCGGGTCGAGTACAATCGAGCCTAGCCTAATAAAGTCTAGCGTGGAACTCGCGTGGCAGAATCCGACAATTATGTAAGGCAAACTCTATCTCGCCTCGCCGCCTACCCAACTTCCGTCACTTTCGTGTCGTCCATCAGAAGCGGCGCCACTCCGGCCTGTCGATTCTTTCTCTCGCAACTCGCTTCACCGTTCACAATTCTCTTGGGCATACCTTCTAAGTCCTTAATTGCTTTATGGACTATTTGGATCATACCACAGGCAGATAGCTTTGGTGAATTCGCGTCTGTAAAATATACCTCCAAGAAAAAGTTAGGATTTGGCCTACGGAAATGGCCAGAGAGACTCGCTCACCATCGCCAGTAGGCAGCACTCATTCATCGTCGAAACGAAGTCGAAGAAACGACGATTATCTTGATAGAAGCCGCCGCGATGATGGCAGGGGCCACAGGAGATCGCGAAGCCCTCCGGTAGGACCACAGACGGGATTGCGTCTCCTGAACAACACTAACAATATTGTCATTTGGCAGAGGCGACATCGTGACAGAGACTGGGATCGACACCGAGATCGAGATCGGGATCGTGACCGTGATAGAGTACGGGATCGCGAGCGTGGACGTGATCGAGAACGCGATCGAGATACTTATCGAAAGTCAGATCGCTCGGTAGATAGACGAGATTACAGAGATGATGTACGTGATGATACTTCCTACCGCCCAAGCAGGAGGGATCGGTCACGACCAAGGTACCACTCACGGGATCGCGAAGATGGCAGAGAATATCGCCACAGGAGCCGCGACAGGCGACGAAGGGACGATTCCGCCGATTCCAAATCAATAGCCAAACGGAATGAAAGCAGAGACCGCGTCTCCAGCAAGGATTCCATTGGAAAGTCTCGTGAGGCAAGTTTCTTCCATTGAACTTTAATACTCATTGGCTAACAAACAGTGCCAGGTCTCCAAACCTTCTACACCTGCCCCGCCTATCGCACAAACagatgaagagaagaaggccGAACGGCTCGCGAAATTGGAGGCGTGGAAACAAAAGCAGGCTGCAGAAAAAGAgcgaaaacaaaaagaactaGCAGCTGCAGGTGGTGCACGAAGCATTCTTGCTGAGATTGATAAAAGATCCACGTTAAGGCAGGCAGGTGTGTCGCAAGAAACACCCGCGCCACAAGAATCCGAGTCCGCATCTGCGAAGAAGTTTGATCCCAAAACGATTACCAAAAATGCTGCAACCCAACCAGAGCGTCTTTCGTTGCTTGGTAATGATGTCGCAGTCCCTAATACTACTACGTCTTCTGAAGTTGCTGGTCGCAATGGGGCCGATTCTACCCGTAAGTAAAGTTTGTACCATTCGCCTAGCTACTGTGCGAATGTTGATCTCTGACTTCTCTTGCTCTAGGAATTGCTCCGTTAAAGCCTCGAGGCAACGTTAGTGGCTTTGGCTTCGGCGCCAAGTCAGCTGCTGAACTGGAAAAGACGTCTCACAAACGCGCGTTGGATTTTGGTGACGAAGAATCCAGCCGCAAAAAGTTAATGAAGCTTCCCGATCCTTCACTCGAGGACAACGATACTCCCAATGGAACCGTCAATGgtgctgaagaggaagaagatgacgACGGCGATATCGACATGCAGGATGGCGGCACAGAGGAAGAGAACGCTGCTGCGGCGAGGGCTGCGGCGGAAAAACGCGAAGAAAGGCTGCAAAATCAGACTGTAGCTTTAGAGTCACAACCAGAACAGCAACCAGAAACGTTAGAAACTGACCAGAATGGCTCAGCCGAACCTATGGATGtggaggatgaggaggaaATCGACCCGTTGGATGCCTTTATGTCTGGTCTAAAAGATTCAGTGACGGTAGACGCATCCAAATATCGAAAAAATGTTTCTAAACCTAAACAGGAACCCGAAGCAATATTTGGGGACGAGGATGATGTGGATTTGAAGGCAATGGATTTCGAAGCGGATGATTTCCTTGCTATAACGAGTAAAAccaggaagaagaaagatttaCCCACTGTCAATCACGAAAAGATTGATTATGAACCATTCCGAAAGAGCTTCTATACGGAGCCTGTGGATTTGGCGGAGCTAAACGATGAAGAGGTCGCCGCTCTAAGGCTAGAATTGGATGGAATAAAGGTTCGGGGTGTCGACGTACCAAAACCTGTGCAAAAGTGGTCGCAGTGTGGTTTAGGAGTCCAAACCCTGGACGTCATTCGGAAACTCGGTTATGAGCAACCAACCTCGATTCAATCGCAAGCTATTCCGGCCATCATGTCCGGAAGAGACGTAATAGGTGTCGCTAAGACTGGCTCTGGAAAAACAATCGCTTTTTTGTTGCCCATGTTCCGTCATATCAAGGATCAACGGCCACTTGAGAACATGGAGGGTCCCGTTGGGTTGATTATGACCCCAACTAGAGAACTGGCAACGCAAATCCACAAGGAATGTAAGCCGTTCTTAAAAGCGTTGAACCTTCGTGCCGTCTGTGCGTATGGAGGTGCGCCCATCAAAGATCAAATTGCGGAATTAAAGCGTGGTGCAGAGATTATTGTGTGCACTCCAGGAAGGATGATTGACTTGCTAGCTGCTAATTCCGGGAGAGTGACTAATCTACGAAGGGTAACGTACGTAGTGTTGGATGAAGCTGACCGAATGTTTGACATGGGTTTTGAGCCCCAGGTGATGAAAATCATCAGCAATATCCGACCTTCGAGACAGACTGTCCTCTTTTCGGCGACGTTTCCTCGTAATATGGAAGCTCTTGCGAGAAAAACATTGACCAAGCCAGTTGAAATCATTGTCGGTGGACGCAGCGTTGTTGCACAAGAGATAACTCAGATCGTCGAAGTTCGGCCGGAAAATACAAAATTTGTCCGATTACTCGAGCTCCTTGGTAATCTTTACTCGGATGACAACAATGAAGATGCTCGCGCTCTTATCTTCGTGGATCGGCAAGAGGCGGCCGATGGCTTACTTCGGGACCTCATGCGCAAAGGATACCCGTGCATGTCAATTCACGGTGGGAAAGATCAAGTTGATCGCGATTCTACCATCGATGATTTTAAAGCTGGCATTTTTCCAGTCTTAATTGCGACGTCTGTGGCGGCACGCGGGTTGGACGTCAAACAGCTGAAATTGGTTATCAACTATGATGCACCaaatcatcttgaagattacGTTCACCGGGCGGGGCGCACTGGTCGTGCAGGCAACACTGGAACGGCTGTTACTTTCTTGACTGAAGAACAGGAGCGATATTCCGTCGATATAGCAAAAGCTCTGAAACAGAGTGGACAGTCGGTACCCGAAGCCGTCCAAAAGATGGTGGACTCCTTCCTCGAGAAAGTTAAATCCGGGAAAGAGAAAGCTAGTGCTTCCGGCTTCGGTGGCAAAGGCCTGGAGCGACTTGATCAGGAGCGCGATGCCGCACGGAATCGTGAAAGAAAGACGTATAAGACTGGCGAAGAAGgtgaagaggatgaagagaaggagaagaaggagaaagacAAGGGAGAGGAGCTCTTTGCCAAGGCTGCCTCAGCGGTACAGTCTTCGTCCGCTCCGACACCAAGCGCTACTCCTGGTGTGCCTAAAGGAATCGACCTTGACGGGAAGATTACGGTTCATAAGACCGAAAGAGCTACGCCATCCACTACGGGTACTAACCCTCTTGATAAAGTTGGCTCCGCAGTTGCCGATATCCACGCCCGTTTGAACAAGGCGGGCGTTATGAGGTCGGGTGTGCCAATTGACAACAAGGGTCCCGATGCCGGAGCTTTCCATGCTACTCTTGAAATTAATGACTTTCCACGTAAGTTATTCCGTTTTATCCCTCATATCTATGACACGCAAATCCGCTAACATTGACTTGCAGAGAAAGCAAGGTGGGCGGTTACCAATCGGACTAATGTTGCCAAAATCCTTGAAGCTACGGGTACCTCGATCACGACAAAAGGTAGCTATTATCCACCAGGCAAGGAACCAGGACCTAATGAGAATCCGAAACTATATATCTTAGTTGAGGGAGACACGGAATTGGTTGTTACGAATGCGATGCGTGAACTTATGCGGTTATTGAAAGAAGGAACAATTGCTGCAGCGGACAGCGAGGCACGAGCTCCAGCGAGCGGGAGGTATAATGTTTTATAGAATTGTTTGTGCAGCATTAGATACCTATATTCCTCTCAATAATATTGGAGGCATGCTTGAAATTCACAGCCTCGCACGCCgcctcttttcctttcttcctccccTCACACGATACGACGCCTCAATTGCTCCGAACGGTGGATAAAATATTCACAGCTTCCAAACATGTAATTATCTTCACTAGAAACATATCCAACGTTATAAAAAGGTTGATACTGTGTCACAGTATAACGAGTGCTCCCAAGGCATGAAAGTTGGGGCCCTTCAGAAGATTCCGACGAACTCAGCAACATCAATCAATTAATCCCCAAGTTTCAACACATCGTGCTTGTCATCAGAGTAAAAAATCTCAATCATACCCCTTACAAAGGAAAAGCGCTCTTAGCAAAATAACAAAAGCCTGGCGATGCCCAGTGGCTGCAGCTACGTAGTTGTCTAACCATGGTCCAATTCCCCAACGTCGATACCAGACAAATATTCTCGGGTTTGATGGCACACAGAAAGTGTATTTTACGTATTAATCCCATCTCCTCGAAGTTTCCGCAGCATCCACATCCCTAGTGGCGCGTTCTGTTTGGCTTAACTCGTTAAGAGTCCTTCCCTGAGTCTTCGCCTTTTGCGCTGCGAGCTGGGAACCAAGTTTACCCTTGTTTGCGGTAGCGTTCTGCTTCGCAGCTCGTTCCTGAGAAAACAAATTAGCGCGGATATACACAATGACAAAGGAAAAGTTGTCTCATCAACAAAATACGGGGATGGGGGATGGCATTGTCGGAAAAGGAATCAACTATGTCAACACACCTCCGCAGCTCGAGCAGCAGCGTTGCGCGGCTCGACGGTTTGATCGCTCGTACTACCGCTACCACCAAGTGTTTTTCCACCTTTAACCGCTGGCCTTGATATGGTCTGCTTCTGAGGGACAGGTGCACTCGAGGGTCCAGAATCAGGAGAGGTACCCAGCACCCGGCCCGGCTGGGCAAAAGGGTCCGAGGGATTGGAGGACTTTGAACAGAGATTTCCCATTTCGGTCGCAAAGTTTAGGATTGAGAGGGGGGCggaaaaagcaaacaaagaaaaagggatAGCTTCTTCAATCGACGAGCGGATGAAAGTCGCTTTGCGAGGGATGGACAGCGATGGGTCTCCACTACGCCTCCGCCGCCTCCTCCCTCTCTCGACGCCCGGGTAAGGGTTTCTTAGGCTCGAAGGGATCGCAGAATAGCCTGGTTAGGACGATGGGGAATTAAAAGCCGTCATTTTGATTCTCAAAAATATCCTGGAAAAGATTGCTAGGGATGTGCATATAGAAAGAATGTCTTGCCATCATCGGTGCTTGGTTACACACTGCCGCCTGTCAACGATCCAGAGCCCGAGGTAGGTGTTTGCTCTGTTTGCTTTTCAGTCATTCTAGGAGTTTGTCGAGTTTGCATCTTCTGGCATCAGTACAAACCCTTGAAGGAATATTTGTATGTAGTTCATTATTGAGAATCCGTCGGGAAGGCAGGGGGAGCTCTTAGTTGAATACTGCTATCGCGGGAGATTGATTTCCGGCTTCCCCCTATGGAGTACTcaatcttctctgattttaATTCCAATGAATAAAGGTGAGCTTGCCCGTCTTTCACTTCGCTAGGCCTCAAGGAGCCCCCGTATATGCCGTCGTCCGTCATTCCCTGTCTTCAACCATCCCGCCTAAAAGTGTCCCTTGGCGAGAGGATGGGGTGGGTTAGTTCTGTATTCCCCTCTCCAACAACCAGTGACAACGCGGCTGGCAGGGATTAAAAAAAGTTGTGTTGGACCGTTCGCGAGACTGGGATATGAATTATAAAACAACGCGCTTGAGCATCACAACAAATCGGATAGCTCGAGGTCACACGTTCGCCTCCCCGCCATAGCGAGCGCCAGGCCAATCATTTTTGATTATGCGAACAGGGCATCATGTCCCGCGTTTTGATCTCTTAATCCTCCGCGTCGCCCTGCGATGCAAAGCCCGTCATTGGCCGTTTCTCACGTGGCAGCGGCAGCCTTAGTCAGCGAATGAATATTTGGCTGGTTACATAAGCGTGCGGAGTGACGAAAGAAGTCGCGGCAACCGACCTGAGAGCCACCAAGGTCCTCACTGACTTTTGAGCGTTTTCCGATCACCGCACCGCCCGTGCCAACCGGCTTGTCCATCTGCCCGTAAGCCCTTTCGCGAGTAtcagtttctttttctgccacCGCATTGCCGAATCTTTGTCGAGGTATGTGGCACCCGGACGATCGTGCTCTATCCTATCACCTTGCCGCTCCGCTACTAATTCGGACCCTCATCTGTCAGGCGCCCCCGTCGTCGTTGAGTTGTGGCGGGAGCTCGGTCCTGTTCAACCCGGAAGCTTAGATCTATGTCTCCAAAACCCGAGACAGACCCATTCTGCTTAGAATGCCATTGGGAGAATTACCACATGGCCGACGGCAATCTCCTTTCCGGCCCAGAGTGCTTTGATATATCCTGCTGGAGTGGTGCTGATTTCGACAACCATAATTCTCTCTCGTGCAACCTGTCAGCAGAGTGTTGCAATATGGATGATTGTGCGGATGCTTGCACTACTGTCTGCGATGGCTTCGTCGACTGCGACAAGTCCACCATCTGCTCCGAGTCCTATTGCGACAATTTAAACTGCGAGAAGACGTCTACTGCCTGCTACGATAAGAATTGCATCGAGGTGCATTACGATAATGTCCACCAAACACATGAAAATAACTTCTTGAGCCAAGATGGATCTCTGAACTGGGACTGTATGACTTTGGGTCCCGAGCACGGCAACTGTGGGTTCCACGGCGAGAACTTTGACGGTTCCTTTACTTCACACATTCATCCCTCCGGGACAACGGTTGCTTGTGACCTGTCCTCTATCAAAGATCTGAGTCAAAGCCACTTCTCTGATCAGCAGACCCCTTTCGACTCACATTCTCATATAGTCTCTGGCCCGTGTCTAAATCATGGACTCGGAGCCATTTGCATTAGCAATACGACAGAACTTTGCCACAACACGGGAAACTGTACATATCAACGAAAGATAGGCGGCAATTTACCTCTCGGAAGCTGTTCTGGGATATCGACGCCCTTTGCTTCATTACACTCTTCCAGGACTGCCAACCATCGTCATCACCATGGCCATGGCTCTTTCCAGGCGCTGGCCTTGCAGCTATATCACCGACGACAAGAAGCAACGCCAACGATTACAACTTCCACACGCTCTACTCCGAGTCTGAGCATGCATTCAAGCCCTGTTCCAGCACCCATCGGCCAAGAAGCGACTGGTACCCCATTGTTCGATGCCTCCGACTTTCTCGGCGCTGAAGAGCTGCATATTTGCAGATGGGTTGGAAATAAAttagaaaataaaatttgCGGTGAAATATTTCCAGACGCAGGCAGCCTGCAGAAACACCTCACAACAGCCCATGCGGACCCAACGCAAGGATGCCAAGGACAAGGTTATTACTGCTGTTGGGAAGGCTGTTCCCGTCCAGACGAACCGTTTTCGCAGAAGTCTAAACTACAGGGCCATTTTTTAACACACAGTAATTGTACATCTTCCTGCGCTATTTTGGCTTTCCCGACATGCTTCTAACCTTCGTACAGATAAAAGTTTTCGATGTTCCATTTGCGGGAAGCCTTTTGCAAGGCAGGCAACCTTGGAAAGGCATGAACGAAGCCACCGAGGAGATAAGCCATATAAGTGTAAGGAATGTGGGAAGAAGTTCACAGACAGCAGTGAATTAAGTGAGTTGATATCTAAGGTCCAGAATCAGTCTGTCTTATTCTGACACCTGGTTAGAAACACACATGCGCACACACACCGGCGAAAAGCCATTTAAATGTAACCATCCTGGATGCACCTTCGAGACCGGGGACGTAAGTAGACCCCCAAAAATAGCTGCCTACCGTACAGCTTTTCAAAGTCTCACTAACAACAACCTGCCCAGTCGTCAAATATGTCTAGCCACAAACTAAGTAAGTCTACTGGAGTAATGCCTAGGCCCATTTCATTTAGCTAATGCATATCACACAGCCCACGGAGAACGGAAACACAAGTGTCCTTATCCAGGATGCTCTAAGAGTTTTACAAGACCAGGTATATATTTGCTTTTATGGCCTTGTGGGCTGGTCAGATTTGTTAACATTTCCCTATTCTAGATCAGTTGAAACGACATTTAAAAGGGACGCACAAACACACCAATGTTTTCCCGAGCCGATTGACCTCTCCAATTGGGAACCCATCCACTCCCCAAATTTAAACTTAACAGGTCTCGCTTGATGGACCCCCAATTTTAACGGAAAATGTGATAAAATCGAACACCAAACCCTCCGCTGGAGACCATATTTTATGGAATTAACGAATataccaaaaaaaaagaaaaagggttTATATGCTCAACCAGTATATAAATAATGTCAATGATGTGTTTGTTACGAGACTATGTTCTGtacaaacatacatcaaaGATCGCATCACTAGCAATATGTTCATGTCCATATATTCAGGTAGATGTCTAATGAGCAATTGattattctgattttgaACGTTCCTCAAGGACTTCCACGGCATTTCTTAATTCTCGTATTCGCTGCCCAACTCTGCGCTTGATCTCCTCCCTAATATCTACTGGTATATCGCTGGAGTCTAGCGCAGCGCCCCTTTGAGCTCCTTCACTTTGCCCTTTGGGGCTCGGAGACGAGGATGAAGTAGCCCCTGTATATACATCATAGGCGTGCGCTAAATCGTCAAACGCTTCGCGTAGCGTTGCACGATCGGATTCGGCATAGATGGTGAGGGAATCCGTAGATTCAGTCGCGATCTCTAGCTAATGGGTGTGTTAGTGTCCAACCGACATATGTTTtggtctttttctttctgggTTTGAAATGGCCCTTTCTTTTTGACGGTGGAGTTAGGTGGGATACCTCGTCTTTAGCTATCTCATATCTACGTCCATACATCGGATTAGCTTTCGTTAATTCGAGGGCGTATGATCTTTACCAACGAGTAATAAATGGGTGCGGATATATTTTGAAGGCGGCAACATACAAATCTTGCAATTCCTGGATATAATCGTCTGCGGAAATCCCCCTCTTGGACTGGGTAGTGTATCTCCTTGTTGTGGAATAACCAGCATACAGACTTGGTCTTCCTAGCCCAAAATGGCGGGCGTCTGGGATGCGTCGTGAAGCCGAGTTCCCCGAGGATACGATGGGCGCAACCTGGGGGCAGCCACGGAGGTGCGGAAATGATCTGAACCGTGTAGACATTACGCGGCAAGAAATGCGCCAGGAGATCTGAGAGTTATGGCCCATTGCAGAGCTGAAAGGACTGCGAAAGGAACGCATTGGGATGGTCCCGAAGGTGCCTTTTGTAGTAGAAGGGAGAGCCTTCATGACATGGGGAAGAATCATGAGGTGGTCAAGGAAAGAGAGTGATTGGCCTCCCTTCACAAGAATGAGTGTGATGGCCCTTTGGCTTGCATGTTGGGGAAGCTGAACAAAGTTCTAGCGCGATCGAGTAACAATTATCCCCGATACAATCCGCTTACTAGTAACGCAACTCCCTGAACTTGTCCGCGGAACTCGTCGGTCGGTTGTAACAGCGTTTTCCCGCATGACGTCATTTGCTCTGCTGGCCGCCTTTAGTTACAAAACCTTTCAAAACGATCctgtctacggagtactgtatTAACGAACTATAGCTCTCTAAGTATTTGTAACTCTCATATGTGAGATTCTTCTTTACAGTTTTGCTCTCTGTAACCCCTGAAATTTCGCCGCATCCCTCTTTGCCCACTCTCTCATTACCTTTCTCATAATCTTGCCGCTCGGTAACTTTGGGACCTCGTCAATGAGCTCAACTCCTCCAGTTAGCCACTTATGCTTTGCAACTCGTGGCTTTATCCATTCCTGGATTTGCTCTCCGGTCAGTGGGTTTGGGCGTTGTTTCACGGCATCCTTGAGCACAACATATGCTCGAGGGAATTCCTCATCGTTCCTAGTGACATAGACAGAGGAAAGTTTTAAGTAAGTAATTGCATCACAAAGGGGTAGATAAATGGAAGAGGGGACCCACATCTTCATACCAACGACAGCGGCGTCGGCAATGTCATCATTTTCGAGCAACGCCGCTTCGAGTTCTGCAGGGGCCACTTGGAGTGCATTTACCTTGATAAGCTCCTGTCTTCCAGTATTAACCTACTGATAGCAATGGGGTAAAGAAGAGCAACATTACTTACCTTCTTTCTATCAACAATCCAAAACCAGTCACCGCGGCAGACCGCGATATCACCGGTTCGAAGCCATCCATCCGACAACATGGTCTCTCTCGTAGCCTCCTCATTCTTCCAGTACTTCATGGAAACATTGGGGGACCGTATGTACATTTCACCGGGTTCGCCTTCTGGCACTTCATTCCCATCGTCATCTAGCAGTTTACACTCACAATTCGGATCAAGGACCCCGGCACTTCCTGTTCTATCCCACTTGTTAGGATTAGAGCATTCAAAACAACGAAATAATACCACTAAGAAGGCGCATACTTATCCTCGACACCACCTGGAACATGAATTGCACCCGTCGTCACTTCGGTCATTCCCCAACCCTGCTTGATACTAACCCCATACTTTTCTGCAACCTCATTCTGAAGCTCTCGTGATAACGGAGCCGCCCCGCATGAAATTTCGAGTACACTGCTCAAGTCATATTTGGCCGTTTCTGGCCGTTTGCTCAGCATAACCATAATTGGAGGCACCACGTGCAGGTAAGTAATTTTATAATCCTGTATAGCGCGGAGATAGTCTTCGAAGACGAACTTTTTCATCACGTATATAGGAACTTGGTTGCGTACAGCATGAAGTATTGTCATCATCTGCCCGTACACATGGTACAGCGGCAAAAAACCAATCCAGCGATGCTGCGGAGGGCCCTCGGGACCATATTGAACCAACGCATTGCGAATGTAATTTGACTGCAGAATGTTGGCGATCAAATTTCGGTGGCTGACGCAGACACCTTTAGGTAAACCAGTGGTACCAGACGAGTAGTTGATTGTCGCAATCGTGTTTGCAGCTTCATTTTCACTTAATTCTGGCCATTGGTAGTCACGGGAGGCCTCGAGGTTCGCTAACAATTCTCGCCAGTCCCGAACGCCGTCCCGCATAGGGACTTCTGTTTCCGAAAACTGAAACATACGGTCGGTTGGAATCCCAGCCTGCCTTGCTGCTGCTACAGCTGTGTCAAGGAGAGAGGGATGGACAAGGATAACCTTGGCCTCGGTGTTATTCATTTGATATACGACCTCTATTACCGTATGTCAGTCAAGAGATATAGACAAAGACTTTTGGGTGGTCCTCGTCAAGCTCCACATAGCTTTCGGGCAACTCACCATTAACGCTATAGCCAGGATTTATTCCGCTGAAGATCCGTCCTGACCCAACGATACCCAAATACGCAACTGGGACAAAAATTTGATTCGGAGTGAAAATGAGGACTACTTCGCCCTTCTTAACTACCTGTTGACCAGAGGCCTGGTCCTTGAAATTCTCAAGGCCAGAACACAAACGCTTCACCCAATCCAATGCAGCAGCTGTTGTCAGCTGAAGGGTCGGATCTGCAGAATCGATCCAGATAGGCTTTGTGGCGGAACGCAGGGGTGAACCTGGGGGAAATagaaaagagagaacattGGAGGATGGGATCGGAATCGGAGCAAATGGGGACTTTTTCACCATCTTCGCTGTTGTCCAACTGCTGTTGTTGCGGCTCTATAGTAGTTATCGCGCCTTGGGTATAGTTGAGTGCTTGGTTCCGGGTGAAATGATCACATTAAAAGTGACCGTGGTGCTCAACAAAACctaacttattcttgaaatGGTCCAGTATGGGAAATCGAAAAGAGAGGGGAAGCATCGGAAACGAAAGACTAATGCAACCAGTATATAACTGTTCATACATAGTCGCCGTCCCAGTTCATTCCGAGGAAAGCCTCGGTACTGCCAAGATaatcttgagagattgatCTGAGGGCATCCATAAGCCTGCGGAGTAGTTACCCCGTACTCCGGACATAGTAAGCTAATAACAAGGAGTTTTTGGTGAGCTAGTTAGTTGCTAGTAGTATCGACGACGTGGGAACCAAGAATGTCGAATCTCCACGGCTCATGATCCGGGCCGagttcaacagcagcaaTCCACAAGGtgaactagttaactaggcCAGAAGATTGCCGCGTTAGTGTGCTAGCTTGCCTCCGCCGCCTCAGCGACGAAGACCGCCGTTATGTCTCCCTGGGACACTTGACAGCCGACCTGGATGGCGAACTATTCTCGCCTCCTTTCATAATGTTGAAGAGCAGCTCTTGGAAACTGTTTTTCGCGGGTGCCAAACTTAAGCCAAAATCAtttgggggggaaaaaacaGATGAGGTGCGTGTTCCAACCAAGGGAGCAGTTAAAGAGGGGATGTCCTAACTCATCACAATGTGATACATTTGCTTCTTTGATTGACAGGTCATTGCTTTCGGGCGGAGCGTTTCATGTTTACTTATCCAAAAACAGCCTAACTAGTTATTTGAGTAAGAAATTTGTTAGGGAACAAGTTCTTAAGAGTATGCGAAAAACAGTGATAACCACAACAGTGCCGATGTCCTTTGGTAACTAACTATGGAATgttctcctttttcctttgtGGCTTGATCCACTGTTTAGGATTTCCAACTTTCCGCCACCTTTGGGATTGCTGTGCCTTCGATGCTTCACTGCATCCTAGCCTTTCTTATCCAGCTTGGAGACGCAGGCAAGAATATCAAGCCGCAAAATCTGGTTCTGGGAAGCATTGACAGCTGCTTATGAACACTTATCCTTGTGGTCAAAGGGGTCCACAAAGCTACTGATCGTGATAGTATCGGACGTCCATGCTTTAATAGCATTTTTGACCCTCCCGGCGTCATGTGCCTTTTTGAAAACCCCCGTCACCATCAGAAATGACGCCACCCACCagcagagagagacagagagaaaATGGAATTAATTTCACAGTGCTAAACCATTGCAGCTTCGAACAAAGCCTCCTTCTAATTCTTGCTTGGAATTGGACTGAGCATCTATGAACtg
This window harbors:
- the PRP5_1 gene encoding pre-mRNA processing RNA-helicase (BUSCO:103461at4751~EggNog:ENOG410PHNK~COG:A~BUSCO:1613at33183), whose translation is MARETRSPSPVGSTHSSSKRSRRNDDYLDRSRRDDGRGHRRSRSPPRRHRDRDWDRHRDRDRDRDRDRVRDRERGRDRERDRDTYRKSDRSVDRRDYRDDVRDDTSYRPSRRDRSRPRYHSRDREDGREYRHRSRDRRRRDDSADSKSIAKRNESRDRVSSKDSIGKSREVSKPSTPAPPIAQTDEEKKAERLAKLEAWKQKQAAEKERKQKELAAAGGARSILAEIDKRSTLRQAGVSQETPAPQESESASAKKFDPKTITKNAATQPERLSLLGNDVAVPNTTTSSEVAGRNGADSTRIAPLKPRGNVSGFGFGAKSAAELEKTSHKRALDFGDEESSRKKLMKLPDPSLEDNDTPNGTVNGAEEEEDDDGDIDMQDGGTEEENAAAARAAAEKREERLQNQTVALESQPEQQPETLETDQNGSAEPMDVEDEEEIDPLDAFMSGLKDSVTVDASKYRKNVSKPKQEPEAIFGDEDDVDLKAMDFEADDFLAITSKTRKKKDLPTVNHEKIDYEPFRKSFYTEPVDLAELNDEEVAALRLELDGIKVRGVDVPKPVQKWSQCGLGVQTLDVIRKLGYEQPTSIQSQAIPAIMSGRDVIGVAKTGSGKTIAFLLPMFRHIKDQRPLENMEGPVGLIMTPTRELATQIHKECKPFLKALNLRAVCAYGGAPIKDQIAELKRGAEIIVCTPGRMIDLLAANSGRVTNLRRVTYVVLDEADRMFDMGFEPQVMKIISNIRPSRQTVLFSATFPRNMEALARKTLTKPVEIIVGGRSVVAQEITQIVEVRPENTKFVRLLELLGNLYSDDNNEDARALIFVDRQEAADGLLRDLMRKGYPCMSIHGGKDQVDRDSTIDDFKAGIFPVLIATSVAARGLDVKQLKLVINYDAPNHLEDYVHRAGRTGRAGNTGTAVTFLTEEQERYSVDIAKALKQSGQSVPEAVQKMVDSFLEKVKSGKEKASASGFGGKGLERLDQERDAARNRERKTYKTGEEGEEDEEKEKKEKDKGEELFAKAASAVQSSSAPTPSATPGVPKGIDLDGKITVHKTERATPSTTGTNPLDKVGSAVADIHARLNKAGVMRSGVPIDNKGPDAGAFHATLEINDFPQKARWAVTNRTNVAKILEATGTSITTKGSYYPPGKEPGPNENPKLYILVEGDTELVVTNAMRELMRLLKEGTIAAADSEARAPASGRYNVL
- the PRP5_1 gene encoding pre-mRNA processing RNA-helicase, variant 2 (BUSCO:103461at4751~EggNog:ENOG410PHNK~COG:A~BUSCO:1613at33183), translating into MKLPDPSLEDNDTPNGTVNGAEEEEDDDGDIDMQDGGTEEENAAAARAAAEKREERLQNQTVALESQPEQQPETLETDQNGSAEPMDVEDEEEIDPLDAFMSGLKDSVTVDASKYRKNVSKPKQEPEAIFGDEDDVDLKAMDFEADDFLAITSKTRKKKDLPTVNHEKIDYEPFRKSFYTEPVDLAELNDEEVAALRLELDGIKVRGVDVPKPVQKWSQCGLGVQTLDVIRKLGYEQPTSIQSQAIPAIMSGRDVIGVAKTGSGKTIAFLLPMFRHIKDQRPLENMEGPVGLIMTPTRELATQIHKECKPFLKALNLRAVCAYGGAPIKDQIAELKRGAEIIVCTPGRMIDLLAANSGRVTNLRRVTYVVLDEADRMFDMGFEPQVMKIISNIRPSRQTVLFSATFPRNMEALARKTLTKPVEIIVGGRSVVAQEITQIVEVRPENTKFVRLLELLGNLYSDDNNEDARALIFVDRQEAADGLLRDLMRKGYPCMSIHGGKDQVDRDSTIDDFKAGIFPVLIATSVAARGLDVKQLKLVINYDAPNHLEDYVHRAGRTGRAGNTGTAVTFLTEEQERYSVDIAKALKQSGQSVPEAVQKMVDSFLEKVKSGKEKASASGFGGKGLERLDQERDAARNRERKTYKTGEEGEEDEEKEKKEKDKGEELFAKAASAVQSSSAPTPSATPGVPKGIDLDGKITVHKTERATPSTTGTNPLDKVGSAVADIHARLNKAGVMRSGVPIDNKGPDAGAFHATLEINDFPQKARWAVTNRTNVAKILEATGTSITTKGSYYPPGKEPGPNENPKLYILVEGDTELVVTNAMRELMRLLKEGTIAAADSEARAPASGRYNVL